From the genome of Nocardia sp. NBC_01503, one region includes:
- the folE gene encoding GTP cyclohydrolase I FolE, which produces MSANNRVVSGPIALGTGRPFDQERAEAAVRELLLAVGEDPDRPGLADTPARVARAYREMFAGLYSEPEQVLNTTFDEGHQELVLVRDIPMYSTCEHHLVAFHGVAHVGYIPGPHGRVTGLSKLARLVDLYAKRPQVQERLTSQIADALMRKLDPRGAIVVVEAEHLCMAMRGIRKPGASTTTSAVRGLLQTNAASRSEALDLILRK; this is translated from the coding sequence TTGTCGGCCAACAACCGTGTCGTCTCCGGCCCGATCGCGCTCGGCACCGGACGGCCGTTCGATCAGGAGCGGGCCGAGGCCGCCGTTCGCGAATTGCTGCTCGCGGTCGGTGAGGATCCGGATCGTCCCGGTCTCGCCGATACCCCGGCGCGGGTCGCCAGGGCCTACCGGGAAATGTTCGCCGGGTTGTACAGCGAGCCGGAGCAGGTGCTCAACACCACCTTCGACGAGGGGCATCAGGAGCTGGTGCTGGTTCGCGACATTCCCATGTACTCCACCTGTGAGCATCATCTGGTGGCATTCCACGGTGTCGCGCATGTCGGCTACATTCCGGGTCCGCACGGCCGGGTGACCGGCCTGTCGAAGCTGGCCCGCCTGGTGGATCTGTACGCCAAGCGCCCGCAGGTGCAGGAGCGCCTCACCAGTCAGATCGCCGACGCGCTCATGCGCAAGTTGGATCCGCGTGGCGCGATCGTGGTGGTGGAGGCCGAGCACCTGTGCATGGCGATGCGCGGTATTCGCAAGCCCGGCGCCAGCACCACCACCTCGGCGGTGCGCGGGCTACTGCAGACCAACGCGGCCTCGCGCTCCGAGGCCCTGGACCTCATCCTCCGGAAGTGA
- the folB gene encoding dihydroneopterin aldolase, which produces MDLDTGRTALSTDRIELRGLRVFGHHGVFDYEKRDGQDFVVDLTVWTDFSAAAKSDDIADTIHYGELADLAVRIVSGESRDLVETVVSELADAVMADTRIREVEVVLHKPSAPIPHTFEDVRVVTSRRREAQEA; this is translated from the coding sequence ATGGACTTGGACACAGGGAGAACAGCTTTGAGCACCGACCGCATCGAACTGCGCGGCCTGCGCGTCTTCGGCCATCATGGCGTCTTCGACTACGAGAAGCGGGACGGTCAGGATTTCGTGGTGGATCTGACGGTGTGGACGGACTTCTCGGCCGCCGCGAAGTCCGACGATATCGCCGACACCATCCACTACGGTGAGCTCGCCGATCTGGCGGTGCGCATCGTCTCGGGGGAATCGCGCGATCTGGTCGAGACGGTGGTGTCGGAGTTGGCCGACGCGGTGATGGCCGATACTCGAATTCGTGAGGTCGAGGTGGTGCTGCACAAGCCTTCCGCGCCGATTCCGCATACCTTCGAGGACGTCCGGGTGGTCACGTCCCGCCGACGCGAGGCACAGGAGGCGTAG
- the panC gene encoding pantoate--beta-alanine ligase, whose product MDPKLRGTYKRGELTVLHDPAVVTSVAKALRSVGRTVALVPTMGALHEGHLELVRRAKRTNQVVIVSIFVNPLQFGAGEDLDKYPRTLDADVALLRAEGVELVFAPSAAEMYPDGPRTTVQPGPIGDELEGAVRPGHFAGMLTVVAKLFQICRPTEAFFGEKDYQQLALIRQMVRDLNFDLKIVAIPTVREPDGLALSSRNRFLDPAARELATTLSAALAAGRHAAGLGPEAVLTAANSVLASAPDIELQYLELRGSDLGAVQPSGNARLLIAAKVGGTRLIDNLPVTLGTPIDGNPTTPDRPAQAIR is encoded by the coding sequence ATGGACCCGAAACTGCGTGGGACGTACAAGCGCGGGGAGCTGACCGTGCTGCACGATCCGGCGGTGGTCACCTCGGTTGCCAAGGCATTGCGGTCGGTGGGCCGCACGGTCGCGCTGGTCCCCACCATGGGTGCACTGCACGAGGGGCATCTGGAGTTGGTGCGGCGGGCCAAGCGCACCAATCAGGTCGTCATCGTCTCCATCTTCGTGAATCCCCTGCAATTCGGTGCGGGCGAGGATCTGGACAAGTACCCGCGGACCCTGGACGCGGATGTGGCGCTGCTGCGCGCCGAGGGTGTGGAGTTGGTCTTCGCGCCCAGTGCCGCCGAGATGTACCCGGACGGCCCGCGCACCACCGTGCAGCCCGGTCCGATCGGTGACGAGCTCGAGGGTGCGGTCCGCCCCGGACATTTCGCGGGCATGCTGACCGTGGTGGCCAAGCTGTTCCAGATCTGCCGGCCCACCGAGGCGTTCTTCGGTGAGAAGGATTATCAGCAGTTGGCGTTGATCCGGCAGATGGTGCGGGATCTGAATTTCGACCTGAAGATCGTCGCCATTCCGACCGTGCGTGAGCCGGACGGTCTGGCGCTGTCCTCGCGCAATCGCTTCCTGGATCCGGCGGCCCGCGAACTCGCCACCACCCTCTCGGCCGCTCTGGCGGCCGGTCGTCATGCCGCCGGGCTCGGCCCGGAAGCCGTTCTGACAGCGGCGAATTCGGTGCTGGCCAGTGCGCCGGATATCGAACTCCAGTATCTGGAGCTGCGTGGCTCCGATCTCGGCGCGGTACAGCCCAGCGGTAATGCCCGCCTGCTGATCGCGGCCAAGGTCGGCGGCACCCGGCTCATCGACAATCTGCCCGTCACCCTCGGTACCCCGATCGACGGTAATCCGACCACCCCCGACCGGCCCGCCCAGGCCATCCGTTAG
- a CDS encoding DUF3180 domain-containing protein: MAGVKPTRILDLCANVALAALVAWLATNVAYSSFPPITVFSGASLLPVAVLEVVLAFVIRARVEDRGIGDGPRQLHPITAARAVALAKASAQVGSLVGGIWLGFLIWLLPQRGDMRAAASDTPGAVVGLVAGLLLVAAALWLEFCCRAPIDPPDEAATS, encoded by the coding sequence ATGGCCGGTGTGAAGCCGACTCGCATTCTCGATCTCTGCGCGAATGTGGCCCTGGCGGCCCTGGTCGCCTGGCTCGCCACCAATGTCGCCTATTCGAGCTTTCCGCCCATCACCGTCTTCTCCGGGGCCTCGCTGCTGCCGGTGGCGGTGCTGGAGGTGGTGCTGGCGTTCGTGATTCGGGCGCGGGTGGAGGACCGGGGGATCGGGGACGGTCCGCGGCAGTTGCATCCGATCACGGCCGCGCGGGCGGTGGCGCTGGCCAAGGCGTCGGCGCAGGTGGGCTCGCTGGTGGGGGGTATCTGGCTGGGCTTCCTGATCTGGCTGCTGCCGCAGCGCGGGGATATGCGGGCGGCGGCCTCGGATACGCCGGGTGCGGTGGTCGGGTTGGTGGCCGGGCTGCTGCTGGTGGCCGCGGCGCTGTGGCTGGAATTTTGCTGTCGGGCGCCGATCGATCCGCCCGATGAAGCGGCTACCTCTTAG
- the panD gene encoding aspartate 1-decarboxylase, with amino-acid sequence MLRTMMKSKIHRATVTHADLHYVGSVTVDQDLLDAADLLEGEQVCIVDITNGARLETYIIAGERGSGVIGINGAAAHLVNPGDLVILIAYAMMDGAELKEYAPRVVFVDERNRQVELGSDPAHAPEGSDLVSPRSLTFAN; translated from the coding sequence ATGTTGCGCACCATGATGAAGTCCAAGATCCACCGCGCCACGGTGACCCATGCCGACCTGCACTATGTCGGTTCGGTGACCGTCGACCAGGATCTGCTGGACGCCGCCGATCTGCTCGAGGGTGAGCAGGTCTGCATTGTCGACATCACCAATGGCGCTCGCCTGGAGACCTACATCATCGCGGGTGAACGCGGCTCCGGTGTGATCGGAATCAACGGCGCCGCAGCGCATTTGGTGAATCCGGGCGATCTGGTCATCCTCATCGCCTACGCCATGATGGATGGGGCGGAGTTGAAGGAGTACGCGCCGCGCGTGGTCTTCGTGGACGAGCGCAATCGGCAGGTGGAGCTGGGTTCGGATCCGGCGCACGCGCCGGAGGGTTCGGATCTCGTCTCGCCGCGCTCGCTGACCTTCGCCAACTGA
- the folP gene encoding dihydropteroate synthase, translating into MPRGGRSCVVMGVVNVTADSFSDGGRYLDVAAAVAHGWHLYEQGADIVDVGGESTRPGAHRVDAETEAARVVPVIRELLAMGVPTSVDTMRAVVAEAAIEAGVSVVNDVSGGRADADMAKVVAAAGVPWILMHWRAGANYAHTGAADHYSDVVAEVRSELRDQVDMAVAAGVDPGKLVLDPGLGFAKNADHNWELLAALPEFVATGLPILIGASRKRFLGSLLADADTPRPPAGRETATATISALTAEHGGWGVRVHDVRASLDAIAVTEAWRDARRAHGGGAVDRWTWTQGEQL; encoded by the coding sequence ATGCCGCGTGGGGGGCGCTCCTGCGTGGTTATGGGCGTGGTGAACGTCACCGCGGACTCCTTCTCCGATGGCGGCAGGTACCTGGATGTGGCCGCCGCCGTCGCGCACGGCTGGCATCTCTATGAGCAGGGCGCGGATATCGTCGACGTGGGCGGTGAATCCACCCGCCCCGGTGCACATCGCGTCGATGCCGAGACCGAGGCCGCACGGGTGGTTCCGGTGATTCGGGAACTGCTCGCCATGGGCGTGCCGACCAGTGTCGACACCATGCGCGCGGTGGTGGCCGAGGCCGCCATCGAGGCCGGGGTGTCGGTGGTCAATGACGTCTCCGGTGGTCGCGCCGATGCCGATATGGCGAAAGTCGTTGCCGCGGCCGGTGTTCCGTGGATTCTCATGCATTGGCGCGCCGGTGCGAACTATGCGCACACCGGTGCCGCCGATCATTATTCGGATGTGGTCGCCGAGGTGCGCTCCGAGCTGCGCGATCAGGTCGATATGGCCGTGGCCGCCGGTGTCGATCCGGGCAAACTGGTGCTCGATCCCGGGCTGGGCTTCGCCAAGAACGCCGACCACAATTGGGAATTGCTCGCCGCGCTACCGGAGTTCGTGGCGACCGGGCTGCCGATTCTGATCGGGGCCTCCCGCAAGCGTTTCCTCGGTTCGCTGCTGGCCGATGCCGATACCCCGCGCCCGCCCGCCGGTCGCGAGACCGCGACCGCCACCATCTCCGCCCTGACCGCCGAGCACGGCGGCTGGGGTGTGCGCGTACACGATGTGCGCGCATCGCTGGATGCCATCGCGGTCACCGAGGCGTGGCGCGATGCCCGGCGAGCCCACGGCGGCGGGGCCGTCGACAGATGGACTTGGACACAGGGAGAACAGCTTTGA
- the folK gene encoding 2-amino-4-hydroxy-6-hydroxymethyldihydropteridine diphosphokinase — protein MSRVVLSIGSNLGDRLAHLRGVIEALRPRLLAVSSVYSTPPWGGVPQQDYLNAVLVAQDPELEPSDWLRLGQELEQAADRVRAVRWGARTLDVDIVWAGQRRRDGEVPCRSADPVLTLPHPQAHNRAFVLVPWLEVEPEAVLEVTAGAPRSLRELLAALDATEIEGVRRTDFALGWPV, from the coding sequence GTGAGCCGGGTAGTGCTGTCGATCGGATCGAACCTGGGAGATCGGCTGGCGCACCTGCGCGGTGTGATCGAGGCACTGCGCCCGCGCCTGCTCGCGGTCTCCTCGGTGTACTCCACACCGCCGTGGGGTGGTGTGCCGCAACAGGATTACCTCAACGCGGTGCTGGTGGCGCAGGATCCGGAGCTGGAGCCGTCGGATTGGCTGCGGTTGGGTCAGGAGCTGGAGCAAGCCGCCGATCGGGTGCGTGCGGTGCGCTGGGGCGCACGGACTCTCGATGTGGATATCGTCTGGGCCGGACAGCGTCGCCGCGACGGTGAGGTGCCGTGCCGCAGCGCCGATCCGGTGCTGACGCTGCCGCATCCGCAGGCGCACAACCGGGCCTTCGTACTGGTGCCGTGGCTGGAGGTGGAGCCCGAGGCCGTGCTGGAGGTGACCGCCGGTGCGCCGCGATCACTCCGGGAGTTGCTGGCGGCATTGGACGCCACCGAGATCGAGGGCGTGCGCCGCACCGATTTCGCGCTGGGATGGCCGGTGTGA
- a CDS encoding DUF6779 domain-containing protein, whose protein sequence is MVSPSRSSASRRRREDAGKFFTGLLLLLGLVASVFLVFSDNVHMIRVGLVAALWAAAIGALAATRYRRESATDKAKVGDLQKVYQLQLEREVAARREYELGVETRVRKEVGADAEEMAALRAELTVLRESLQRLFDGDLPGERPALRADAVRVQELPASNGNSANGSANGNWEDTDSWDPWSTPVEPIEQDLGSRITPVFDADHPEPPAFASPFDDPVTAETSIVTESIDRLRVPHHPADRSREYEPPHDFEHLRPFEADFATENGAPQDDSRDDVDAARAAADALRSGSGTAAQPIPRLGDAARTKRTEPLTGLEREELQQVPWFETDLRPAGNAPKAATAEDAASGEAAANPRLAPPIAPAQPMGTASSRRRRRSDEDAGDDSTRRLSVAEIMANLRSEGGR, encoded by the coding sequence ATGGTTTCACCCTCCCGGAGCAGTGCTTCCCGTCGACGACGAGAAGACGCGGGAAAATTCTTCACCGGTCTGCTGCTTCTCCTCGGCCTGGTTGCCAGTGTTTTCCTGGTCTTCAGCGATAACGTCCACATGATTCGGGTGGGCCTGGTCGCGGCCCTCTGGGCGGCCGCCATCGGCGCCCTGGCCGCGACGCGTTATCGCAGGGAGTCGGCCACGGACAAGGCGAAAGTGGGTGACCTGCAAAAGGTCTACCAACTGCAGCTCGAGCGTGAGGTTGCTGCCCGCCGCGAATATGAGCTCGGCGTCGAGACGCGAGTGCGTAAAGAGGTCGGCGCGGACGCCGAGGAAATGGCCGCATTGCGTGCCGAACTCACGGTGCTGCGGGAGAGCCTGCAGCGCCTCTTCGACGGCGATCTGCCCGGTGAGCGGCCCGCACTGCGCGCCGATGCGGTCCGAGTGCAGGAATTGCCGGCCAGCAACGGCAATTCCGCGAATGGGTCGGCGAACGGTAACTGGGAGGACACCGACTCCTGGGATCCGTGGTCCACGCCCGTCGAACCGATCGAGCAGGATCTCGGCAGTCGCATCACGCCGGTCTTCGATGCCGACCATCCCGAGCCCCCGGCCTTCGCCAGTCCCTTCGATGATCCGGTGACCGCGGAGACCTCCATCGTCACCGAGAGCATCGACCGGTTGCGGGTACCGCATCATCCGGCCGATCGTTCGCGCGAGTACGAACCGCCGCACGATTTCGAGCACCTGCGCCCGTTCGAGGCCGACTTCGCGACCGAAAACGGTGCACCGCAGGATGATTCCCGCGACGATGTGGATGCCGCGCGGGCCGCCGCCGATGCCCTGCGTTCCGGTTCGGGCACCGCGGCGCAGCCGATACCGCGCCTGGGTGATGCGGCGCGGACCAAGCGCACCGAACCGCTCACCGGTCTGGAGCGCGAAGAGCTGCAGCAGGTTCCGTGGTTCGAGACCGATCTGCGCCCGGCGGGCAATGCGCCCAAGGCCGCGACGGCCGAGGACGCCGCCTCGGGTGAGGCGGCCGCGAATCCGCGGCTCGCTCCGCCGATCGCGCCCGCCCAGCCCATGGGTACGGCCAGCTCACGGCGTCGCCGCCGCTCCGACGAGGATGCCGGTGACGACTCCACTCGTCGCCTGTCGGTCGCGGAGATCATGGCGAATCTGCGTTCCGAGGGTGGGCGGTAG